One Denticeps clupeoides chromosome 3, fDenClu1.1, whole genome shotgun sequence DNA window includes the following coding sequences:
- the tmem167a gene encoding protein kish-A, which produces MSAIFNFQSLLTVILLLICTCAYIRALAPSLLDKNKTGFLGIFWKCARIGERKSPYVAFCCVIMAFTILFSE; this is translated from the exons ATG tCTGCGATTTTTAATTTCCAGAGCCTGCTCACGGTAATCCTGTTGCTCATTTGCACGTGTGCATACATCCGAGCTTTAGCCCCTAGTCTGCTTGATAAGAACAAAACTGG ATTTCTTGGGATATTTTGGAAATGTGCAAGAATAG gtGAAAGAAAAAGCCCATATGTGGCCTTCTGCTGTGTCATAATGGCATTTACCATTTTATTTTCGGAGTAA